The region TGCTAGAGGAATATTACCAAAAGAAATTAATTATGCTGAAATTGAACACATGCTTGAACAAGTTAAAAGAGATCTAAATATCAAAAAACATGATATTGTTGAAATTATCTCAGGACCGTTCAAACGTGAAACTGCAAAAATTACAAGAATTGATGAGTCTAAAGAAGAAGTAGTAGTAGAACTTATTGAAGCAGCAGTTCCAATTCCAATTACTCTTAAAACTGATGCAATTAAAGTTATCAGAAGAGAGTCAGATGAATAAAATATAGATCATAAATAATGAGGATAGAAAATGGCTAAAGAGACTGTAGAAATTTTAATTGAAGGTGGTAAAGCTACAGCTGCTCCTCCACTAGGACCAGCTTTGGGACCTATGGGTGTTAATATTGGGCAAGTTGTTGCAGACATTAACAAAAAGACAGCTAGCTTTAAAGGAATGCAAGTTCCAGTAAAAGTTAATATTGATAAAGATACTAAAGAGTACACAATCACAATTGGTACTCCTCCAGCGTCCGCACTTGTTAAACAAGAATGTGGAATTAAAAAAGCAGCATCCAATCCTAAAGTTGAGCAAGTTGCAGATCTTAGAATTGAACAGGTCATTAAAATTGCTAAAATGAAAGAAGATGCACTTCTTGGAAAAGATCTTAAAGAAAAAATGAAAGAAATTCTTGGTACTTGTCGTAGTATGGGAGTTTATGTTGAAGGAGTTAGAGCTCAAGAAGCAATTGAATTAGTTAATAGTGGAAAATTTGATAAAGAAATCAAAGAAGAAAAAACTGATTTAAGTGTTGAAGAACAAAAAGAGTACGAAGAAGAACAAAAACAACTTCAAGACGACATTAAAAACAAGCGTGCTGAATATACACTTAAAGCTAAAAATATTTTAGCAACTATGAAAGGTAAATCTAATAAGGAAATTGAAGCTAAAATGAAAGAATCATTAATTCCTGACCCTATAATTAAGGAAAATTTACCTGACGAAGATGCTAAAGCTAAGAAAAAATAATTAGCAAATATTTATGCTAATTAAAAATTTTTTAAATTAAAATTTTTTCATTATTTCTTATTTTTTTATTATAATAACTTAATTCTAAAAAAAAACTCACTTATCTAAAATTTATTAGTTTACACTAGATTAGATGCTAACATCATCAGTAATACAATTAATCAACTTTGTTAATCAAACAAATTTGCATCAATACAAATATAATAATTAGAAATAACTTGAAAACAAAATAAATAAACTAAAATAAATATTGCTTGATAGTTTAATAATTGTATTCATCGCTTTCTTTAAGATCAGTACCACATTCAGCACAGTACGCATCCACATCTGAAACATCAATACCGCAAAAGGGACATTCTTTTGGATCCTCTTTTTGTGTTGGCATTTTTAAATTAACCTCTATTTTTCAAATAATATCTGATATTTAATTATTTTTTATTAATAAATCAAATTCAGTTGAATAACCAAAATACTAGACTTCTATGTTTTTAAAAGTTTGTATTGTTTTAAAAACAAAACTCAATATTTAATGATACAAAAACATACTAACTTGAAACAACTCATTATCTATAGAATATGAGTATTTATGCTTTTATCGCACTAATTTTACCTTTTAGGCTTAGCCCCATCTGAACTCATAGACTCAGATTCTAAAGAATCAACATCCACAGATTCAGTTTTGGCTTTTGCTTTCTCTTTAAGTTCTTTGAATTTTTGCTTACTCTTTTTGAATAGTTCAGATCCGAGTGACTTTCCTTCTTCTTCTAATACTTCTTTAGCAGTTATAATTTGTTTTCTAACAACTTCGCTCCATTCTTGTAAAACTAAATCAACATTAGAAATTTTACCTCCCCAACCATCTAAAAATACCATATCAACTAAACGATATTTACCTGGTTTTTTTGCGTGTACTCCTTCACCCGAATATCCTATTGTTAGAATAACTTGAGGTCGTGCATATTTGGGAATATTCAAAAGTTTGGTTATTTTATCTTCATCAAAAGCCCCAACCCATGCAGTTGAAAGTCCTTGATCAGTTGCTGCAACAATCATATTTTCTGATGCTGCCGCAATATTTTGTATTGAATATAATTTTTCTCCACGTATACCATAAAATCTTTCTGATTTTTTAGGTTCCGCACAAATAATAATATGAACTGGTGCTTCTTCCATCCAAAATTGTTTCATGCAAGCTTCAGCAACCGCTCTTCTTTTTTGTTTATTAGTAACTACAATAAATTTCCAATCTTGCAAATTTCCTGCAGACGGAGCCATAGAACCTGCCAATAAAATATTACCAACTTTTTCCCATTCAATTGGAGAATTAAGATATTTTCTACAAGTACGTCTCTTTTCTATTGCTTCAAATGTTTCCATTATATTAAATCAGGATTATTTTGTTTATAAATGTTTTTAAAAAGATTATAGAAAATATTACTCAATTGTAAAAATTGTAAATAAACTAACCCCTCCTCCAACATTTACAACTAATTTAATTTACAACTAATTTAAATTGCCAATTTCATCAACTAGATTAATATCAACCAAATTAATATCTAAAAAGATATTTAAATAACTCTGATTTATCACTTTTTATTATGGATTATTCAGAGCTTGCAAATCTTTATGAAAAAGTAGAACAAACTAGCAAAAGATTAGAGAAAACTTTTCTAGTCTCAAAACTATTAAAACACACAAATATTGACGAACTTGCAATGATTCTGTTACTTATTCAAGGGAAAATTTTTCCTCCCTGGGATGAACGAAAATTAGGAATATCAACAAAATTAGTTATCAAATCAATTAACAAAAGCACAGGAATTCCAAGTAACGAAATTGAAAATCAATGGAGAATACTTGGAGATTTAGGAAAGACTGCCGCAGAATTAGTAGAACACAAAAAACAAGTTACGCTTTTCCAACAAAAAAATACAGTAAAAAAAGTTTTTGATAACTTAAGAAAACTTCCAACTCTTGAAGGTTCAGGTTCTGTTGATAGAAAAATTGGTTTAATTTCTGAACTTCTTACAAGTGCAAGTCCAAAAGAAGCAACATTCATAGTTAGAAATGTTTTAGAAGATCTTAGAGTGGGAATTGGTGAAGGAGTACTACGCGATGCAATTACTTGGACTTATTTTGAAAACGAAATTAAAGCAAATTATGATCCAGAAACAAAAGCAATTACTCCTGATAATCGAGAAGAATATAACAAATATGTGGGCGCAGTCCAAGAAGCATTTGATATTACTAATGATTTTAGTAAGGTTGCAAAGATTGCAAAAGAACAAGGAATCGAGGGATTAAAAAATATTCAGTTAATACCAAAAAATCCAATTAAAGTAATGTTATATCAAAAAGCTAAAGATATTGAAGATGCATTTGAACGTGTTGGAAGACCTGCAGCAATTGAATTTAAGTATGATGGATTCAGAATGCAAATTCATAAATCACTTTCGTCAGATACAACTGAGAGTAAAATCACAATTTTTACAAGAAGACTTGAAGATGTAACTCCTCAATTTCCTGAAGTTAAAGAATATGTAAAAGAAAATATTACTGCAGATCAATTTATTATTGATTGTGAAGCAGTTGGTTTTAATTCAGATATTTCAACTCAAAATCCAGAAAAAATAGAATATTTACCATTTCAAAAAGTGTCTCAAAGAATTAAAAGAAAATATGACATTCAAAAAATGGCAAAAGAGTTTCCAATAGAACTAAACATTTTCGATATCATAAGCTATGACGGAGCTAACTTAACTAAAGAACATTTTACTAAACGTAGAGAAATTCTTGAAAAAATAACTAACCAAATACCTAAAAAAATTGTTCTTTCAAAAAAGATCATAACTGATAATAATCAAGTTGCTCAAGAGTTTTATGATAGTGCGCTAAAACAAGGTCAAGAAGGAGTAATGTTCAAAAATTTAGATGGAATATACAAACCAGGTAGTAGAGTTGGTTTTGGAGTTAAAGTAAAACCAGTAATGGAAAGTCTTGATTTAGTAATTGTGGGTGCCGAGTGGGGAACTGGAAAACGTAGTGGCTGGCTTACAAGTTTTACTCTTGCATGCATTGATCCTGATACTGGAGACTTTTTAGAAATGGGTAAAGTTGGAACTGGAATTAAAGAATTAAAAGAAGAAGGAATAAGTTTTAATGAAATAACTGAACTTCTAAAACCTCACATCATTCAAGAGAAAGGAAGAGATGTTAAAATAAAACCAGTTGTGATAATCGAAGTAAATTATGAAGAAATCCAAAAGAGTATTAATTATAATTCTGGATTTGCATTGCGATTTCCAAGATTTACAAGACTTCGAGATGAAAGAGGAGCAAATGAAATAAGTTCAATAGAAGACATTGAAGAATTATTTCACTCTCAGCGAAGTAGAGGATAAAAAAATATAATTCTTAATAAAATAAACACAATAATTAAAATAATAAAAACAAAAATATAAAAAAAATATGGTAAAAACGAATAATAAATA is a window of Candidatus Woesearchaeota archaeon DNA encoding:
- a CDS encoding transcription elongation factor Spt5: MSDTEMQTLIFALRTTANREDQVMDFVSANCSKKKLEVYSIIRPHGMRGYVFVEARSKTDAEQAAHNIPYARGILPKEINYAEIEHMLEQVKRDLNIKKHDIVEIISGPFKRETAKITRIDESKEEVVVELIEAAVPIPITLKTDAIKVIRRESDE
- a CDS encoding 50S ribosomal protein L11, which encodes MAKETVEILIEGGKATAAPPLGPALGPMGVNIGQVVADINKKTASFKGMQVPVKVNIDKDTKEYTITIGTPPASALVKQECGIKKAASNPKVEQVADLRIEQVIKIAKMKEDALLGKDLKEKMKEILGTCRSMGVYVEGVRAQEAIELVNSGKFDKEIKEEKTDLSVEEQKEYEEEQKQLQDDIKNKRAEYTLKAKNILATMKGKSNKEIEAKMKESLIPDPIIKENLPDEDAKAKKK
- a CDS encoding zinc-ribbon domain-containing protein is translated as MPTQKEDPKECPFCGIDVSDVDAYCAECGTDLKESDEYNY
- a CDS encoding ATP-dependent DNA ligase produces the protein MDYSELANLYEKVEQTSKRLEKTFLVSKLLKHTNIDELAMILLLIQGKIFPPWDERKLGISTKLVIKSINKSTGIPSNEIENQWRILGDLGKTAAELVEHKKQVTLFQQKNTVKKVFDNLRKLPTLEGSGSVDRKIGLISELLTSASPKEATFIVRNVLEDLRVGIGEGVLRDAITWTYFENEIKANYDPETKAITPDNREEYNKYVGAVQEAFDITNDFSKVAKIAKEQGIEGLKNIQLIPKNPIKVMLYQKAKDIEDAFERVGRPAAIEFKYDGFRMQIHKSLSSDTTESKITIFTRRLEDVTPQFPEVKEYVKENITADQFIIDCEAVGFNSDISTQNPEKIEYLPFQKVSQRIKRKYDIQKMAKEFPIELNIFDIISYDGANLTKEHFTKRREILEKITNQIPKKIVLSKKIITDNNQVAQEFYDSALKQGQEGVMFKNLDGIYKPGSRVGFGVKVKPVMESLDLVIVGAEWGTGKRSGWLTSFTLACIDPDTGDFLEMGKVGTGIKELKEEGISFNEITELLKPHIIQEKGRDVKIKPVVIIEVNYEEIQKSINYNSGFALRFPRFTRLRDERGANEISSIEDIEELFHSQRSRG